One part of the Pyramidobacter piscolens W5455 genome encodes these proteins:
- a CDS encoding class II fructose-bisphosphate aldolase yields MNVNDKLYRKALDRRPLNVRNRWESEDVGLFSGRDIFAAMKENEAIVLAANARHPLTAKGVLRAAKKHDAAVLIEIAKSETNYCGANFGNLVDYAVQYSRELGHGAVFAMHVDHYGIKGKDDVMKAVTQMGEIVAKGWTSVAIDASHLDDWNNLCATRDVAMHIPPYFGLEAEVGEIKGPGEFSTVEEALYFIGGLNSWGIFPDLIAISNGSKHGTYDKTMGQDEGINLDRTQEIAAALRPYGVGIAQHGISGTDIEKCARFRKYGIVKGNVATLFQNVIFGIKMEPDTGNAVIEGDSYVKEADRGIPVDLWDEIVAYCDGKGMSRKSGDYKKANLPFCDKILALPDKYLDRILDETEYWAERFIKAFNAEGTAEKVIEVVNRRGTWNPLPERKIIADRADFRADTAPTKGGNDGGDYSE; encoded by the coding sequence ATGAACGTCAACGACAAACTTTACCGCAAGGCTCTCGACCGCCGTCCCCTGAACGTGAGGAACCGCTGGGAAAGCGAAGATGTGGGACTGTTCAGCGGCCGCGATATTTTCGCCGCCATGAAGGAGAACGAGGCGATCGTGCTGGCGGCGAACGCCCGTCATCCGCTCACGGCCAAGGGCGTGCTGCGCGCCGCCAAAAAACACGACGCCGCCGTGCTGATCGAGATCGCCAAATCGGAGACCAATTACTGCGGCGCCAATTTCGGCAATCTCGTCGATTATGCCGTGCAGTATTCCAGGGAACTGGGGCACGGCGCGGTCTTCGCCATGCACGTCGATCATTACGGCATCAAGGGCAAAGATGACGTGATGAAGGCGGTCACGCAGATGGGCGAGATCGTCGCCAAGGGCTGGACGTCGGTGGCCATCGACGCCTCGCATCTCGACGACTGGAACAATCTCTGCGCCACGCGCGACGTGGCCATGCACATCCCGCCTTATTTCGGGCTCGAGGCCGAGGTGGGCGAGATCAAGGGACCGGGCGAATTTTCCACGGTGGAAGAAGCTTTGTATTTCATCGGCGGGCTCAACTCGTGGGGCATCTTCCCCGATCTGATCGCCATCTCCAACGGCAGCAAGCACGGCACTTACGACAAGACGATGGGGCAGGACGAGGGCATCAACCTCGATCGCACGCAAGAGATCGCCGCGGCGCTGCGGCCTTACGGCGTCGGCATCGCCCAGCACGGCATCTCCGGCACCGACATCGAAAAGTGCGCCAGATTCCGCAAGTACGGCATCGTCAAGGGCAACGTGGCGACGCTGTTCCAGAACGTGATCTTCGGCATCAAGATGGAGCCCGACACGGGCAACGCGGTGATCGAGGGCGATTCCTACGTCAAGGAAGCGGACCGCGGCATCCCCGTCGATCTGTGGGACGAGATCGTGGCGTACTGCGACGGCAAGGGCATGAGCCGCAAGTCGGGCGATTACAAGAAGGCGAATCTGCCCTTCTGCGACAAGATTCTCGCCCTGCCCGACAAATACCTGGACCGCATCCTCGACGAGACGGAGTACTGGGCGGAACGTTTCATCAAGGCGTTCAACGCCGAGGGCACGGCCGAGAAGGTGATCGAGGTCGTCAACCGCCGCGGCACGTGGAATCCGCTGCCCGAGCGCAAGATCATCGCCGACCGCGCCGATTTCCGCGCCGACACCGCGCCCACCAAGGGCGGCAACGACGGCGGCGATTATTCAGAATAA